GGACCTAAACCAAATATAATGGATATATGTATAAACTCATGGAGAGAAAAACTTCCAAATTATGAAATAATAGAGTGGAACGAAGATAATTTAGATTTTTATAATGAAATAAAAAAAAATAGGTTTTTAGAAGAGTGTTATAAAAGAAAATTGTGGGCATTTTTATCAGACTATTTTCGTGTTAAAGTTTTATATGAAAATGGTGGAATTTATTTAGATTCAGATATGCAAATTTTAAAATCCTTGGATAGATTTTTAGAGGATAAACTATTTTTAGGAATGGAAGATGAAAATCAACCAAGTGCAGGAATAATAGGAGCAGAAAAAGGTCATATATTTTTTAAAAAAATGTTAGAGTTTTATGAAAATGATATTTGGAATATAAATGTATATACAATTCCAGCTATAATTCAGTATTTATTAAAAAAAGATTATAGCTTTATAGGAGAAAATAAAATTATAGAGTTAAAAGATGGAATAAAAATATATCCATATGAATATTTCTATCCATATCATTTTACAGAAGAATTTTCTTATGAAAAAATAACTGAAAATACATATGGAATACACTGGTGGGGAAAAAGTTGGCATGGAAATAATAAAAAACTTTATTTTTTAGAGTTTAAAACTTTAAAAGGTTATAAAAAAAAGTTAATAAATTTACTTATTTTTTTAAATATTTTAGAACCAATTAGAAAAATTTATGAAAAATTTATAAAAAAAATATAATAAGATGCCTTTTGAAAACCATTGAAAAATAAAGGTTTTTAAAGGGTGTCCAAGAAAACAAAAAAAAACTTTAAAAAAAATAAAAAAACTTGTTGACTTTGTTTATAATTTATGATATTATTATTAATGTCCGTGAGGGACAGCGAAGCGCGAAAGCGACAAGCTCCTTCAACTAGGAAGCCTGGGTGGCGGAATAGGTAGACGCACAGGACTTAAAATCCTGAGCTATCTGATAGCGTGCCGGTTCGATTCCGGCCCCAGGCACCACTTATATATCGCGGGGTAGAGCAGTTGGCAGCTCGTCGGGCTCATAACCCGAAGGTCGTTGGTTCGAATCCAGCCCCCGCCACCAAAACAACTAAATAATAAAGATGGAATAATATGCGGGAGTAGCTCAGTTGGTAGAGCGTCAGNNNNNNNNNNNNNNNNNNNNNNNNNNNNNNNNNNNNNNNNNN
This portion of the Cetobacterium somerae ATCC BAA-474 genome encodes:
- a CDS encoding glycosyltransferase, which codes for MMEKKIHYIWLGKGPKPNIMDICINSWREKLPNYEIIEWNEDNLDFYNEIKKNRFLEECYKRKLWAFLSDYFRVKVLYENGGIYLDSDMQILKSLDRFLEDKLFLGMEDENQPSAGIIGAEKGHIFFKKMLEFYENDIWNINVYTIPAIIQYLLKKDYSFIGENKIIELKDGIKIYPYEYFYPYHFTEEFSYEKITENTYGIHWWGKSWHGNNKKLYFLEFKTLKGYKKKLINLLIFLNILEPIRKIYEKFIKKI